The Solea solea chromosome 19, fSolSol10.1, whole genome shotgun sequence genome has a window encoding:
- the acads gene encoding short-chain specific acyl-CoA dehydrogenase, mitochondrial gives MAALFKARRVIGLCLSGQRRMSQLAELPETHQLLRQTCRDYADRELLPIAARLDKEHSYPVKQIQELGAMGVMAMEVPEELGGAGMDYLAYSLAMEEISRGCANTGVIVSVNNSLYIGPILKFGSEEQKKQWITPFTTGEMVGCFALSEPGNGSDAGAASTMAHQEGDEWVLNGTKAWITNSWEASATVVFATTDKKLKHKGISAFMVPMPHPGLTLGKKEDKLGIRASSTANIILEDCRIPKGNLLGPRGAGFKIAMQTLDSGRIGIASQALGIAQASLDCAADYAQKRTAFGTPIGKLQAIQFKLADMAVAVESARLLTWKAALLKDSNKSYTKEAAMAKLAASEAATFCSHQAIQVLGGMGYVTDMPAERHYRDARITEIYEGTSEIQRLVVGSHVLKEYQL, from the exons ATGGCTGCACTTTTCAAAGCACGGAGAG TGATCGGCTTGTGTCTCAGTGGACAGAGGAGAATGTCTCAGCTGGCAGAGTTACCGGAGACACATCAGTTACTGAGACAGACGTGCAGAGACTACGCTGACAGAGAACTGTTGCCCATCGCTGCCAGACTGGACAAAGAGCACAGTTACCCAGTCAAACAG ATCCAAGAGCTTGGGGCGATGGGAGTGATGGCCATGGAGGTGCCAGAGGAGTTGGGTGGTGCTGGGATGGACTACCTGGCGTACAGTCTGGCTATGGAGGAGATCAGCAGGGGCTGTGCCAACACGGGAGTCATAGTCTCTGTGAACAAT TCTCTCTACATCGGACCAATTCTAAAGTTTGGTTCTGAGGAACAGAAGAAACAGTGGATCACACCGTTCACCACCGGAGAGATGGTGGGCTGTTTCGCCCTCAGTGagccag GTAACGGCAGTGACGCAGGAGCAGCCTCCACAATGGCTCATCAGGAGGGAGACGAGTGGGTGCTGAACGGAACCAAAGCCTGGATCACCAACAGCTGGGAGGCCTCTGCCACCGTGGTGTTTGCCACCACGGACAAGAAACTGAAACATAAG GGTATCAGTGCCTTCATGGTCCCCATGCCACACCCAGGCCTCACACTGGGGAAGAAGGAAGATAAGCTGGGCATCAGAGCCTCGTCCACTGCCAACATCATCCTGGAGGACTGCAGGATACCAAAGGGCAACTTGTTGGGTCCTCGTGGAGCAGGTTTTAAGATTGCCATG CAAACTCTGGACAGCGGACGCATCGGTATTGCATCTCAGGCTCTCGGTATCGCTCAGGCTTCTCTGGACTGTGCTGCGGACTATGCACAGAAGAGAACCGCGTTCGGAACCCCCATCGGCAAACTGCAGGCCATACAG TTTAAACTGGCTGACATGGCTGTTGCAGTGGAGAGTGCTCGTCTGCTCACCTGGAAGGCTGCGCTTCTTAAAGATTCAAATAAATCCTACACTAAG GAAGCAGCCATGGCTAAACTGGCAGCATCTGAAGCCGCCACCTTCTGCTCTCATCAG GCCATCCAGGTTCTGGGCGGCATGGGCTACGTGACGGACATGCCGGCCGAGCGGCACTACAGAGACGCGCGCATCACCGAGATCTACGAGGGCACCAGCGAGATCCAGAGACTGGTCGTAGGCAGCCACGTACTGAAGGAATACCAGCTGTAA
- the crybb1 gene encoding beta-crystallin B1, whose protein sequence is MSQTTKSASSQGTDAKDKGVPAPPASSKATKTGEPGMGSFRMMMFDQENFQGRMMEVQNECMNVCDRGMDRVRSIIVECGPFVAFEQTNFRGEMFILEKGEYPRWDTWSNSYRSDCLMSFRPIRMDSMEHKICLYELSDFKGNKMEIQEDDVPTLWAHGFCDRVGSVRVPGGAWVGYQYPGYRGYQYLFECGDYRHYNDFCAYQPQIQSMRRIRDMQFHQRGCFTFTSASK, encoded by the exons ATGTCTCAGACCACCAAGTCTGCCTCCAGCCAGGGCACCGACGCCAAGGACAAGGGAGTTCCCGCTCCTCCTGCTTCAAGCAAGGCCACCAAGACCGGAGAGCCCGGCATGGGCTCGTTCAGA ATGATGATGTTCGACCAGGAGAACTTCCAGGGCAGGATGATGGAGGTCCAGAACgagtgcatgaatgtgtgtgaccgCGGCATGGACAGAGTGCGCAGTATCATTGTGGAGTGTGGCCC CTTTGTTGCCTTTGAGCAGACTAACTTCCGTGGGGAGATGTTCATCCTGGAGAAGGGAGAGTATCCTCGCTGGGACACCTGGAGCAACTCATACCGCAGCGACTGCCTCATGTCCTTCAGGCCCATCCGCATG GACAGCATGGAGCACAAGATCTGCCTCTACGAGCTCTCCGACTTCAAGGGCAACAAGATGGAGATCCAGGAGGATGACGTGCCCACCCTCTGGGCCCATGGCTTCTGTGACAGAGTGGGCAGCGTGAGGGTGCCAGGAGGAGC GTGGGTGGGTTACCAGTATCCTGGATACAGAGGCTACCAGTACCTGTTTGAGTGCGGTGACTACAGACACTACAACGACTTCTGCGCCTACCAGCCCCAGATCCAGTCCATGCGTCGCATCAGGGACATGCAGTTCCACCAGAGAGGCTGCTTCACCTTCACCTCTGCCAGCAAGTGA
- the cryba4 gene encoding beta-crystallin A4, with product MTHHCTKFSGHWKIIVFDEECFQGRRHEFTSECCNVMEFGFETVRSLRVESGAWVGYEHGSYQGQQFVLERGEYPQCDAFGGSNAYHIERLTSFRPIACANHRECRMTIYERENFLGRKGELSDDYPSLQAMGWCNNEVGSFRVQSGAFVCYQYPGYRGYQYIMECDRHCGEYKHFREFGSHCQTPQIQSIRRIQQ from the exons ATGACTCACCATTGCACCAAGTTTTCTGGCCACTGGAAG atcattGTCTTCGACGAGGAGTGCTTCCAGGGCCGTCGCCATGAGTTCACCTCCGAGTGCTGCAATGTGATGGAGTTTGGCTTTGAGACCGTGCGCTCCCTCAGAGTGGAGAGCGGAGC CTGGGTGGGTTACGAGCACGGCTCCTACCAGGGGCAGCAGTTCGTCCTGGAGAGGGGAGAGTACCCCCAGTGCGACGCTTTCGGCGGCAGCAACGCCTACCACATCGAGAGACTGACCTCCTTCAGACCTATCGCCTGTGCT AACCACAGAGAGTGTCGTATGACTATCTACGAGCGTGAGAACTTCCTGGGCCGTAAGGGTGAGCTCAGCGACGATTACCCCTCCCTCCAGGCCATGGGGTGGTGCAACAATGAAGTTGGCTCTTTCAGAGTCCAGTCTGGAGC ATTCGTGTGCTACCAGTACCCTGGTTACCGTGGATACCAGTACATCATGGAGTGCGATCGTCACTGTGGCGAGTACAAACACTTCAGGGAGTTTGGCTCCCACTGCCAGACCCCTCAGATCCAGTCCATCCGCCGCATTCAGCAGTAA